The Echinicola rosea genome has a segment encoding these proteins:
- a CDS encoding tryptophan 2,3-dioxygenase family protein gives MSKEQPSEEIIEKIQSLHEKYKASGQDMLSYLEGLLYADYLTYWDYINLDTLLTLQQPKTSFKDEKIFIIYHQITELYFNLIIWELEQISEKEEPNAAFLKQRLERIIMYFDQLISSFSVMWKGMEKEQFLKFRMSLLPSSGFQSAQYRIIEIMSTEIQYLVNLQEREDYSDINLTNVDSLFDILYWQFGAKELATGEKTLTLKTFEEKYGKQLKELILKHRKKNLWKIYQHCPEIDDELTELMRTLDIKANVYWPLAHYKSAVRYLHRAPADIAATGGTNWQKYLPPRFQKVVFYPELWTEKEIDEWGKGWVVKEVFGQEEL, from the coding sequence ATGAGCAAGGAACAACCTTCGGAAGAGATCATCGAAAAAATCCAGTCGTTACATGAAAAATACAAGGCTTCCGGTCAGGATATGCTGTCCTACTTAGAAGGACTATTGTATGCTGATTATCTCACTTATTGGGACTATATCAACCTGGATACACTGCTGACCCTACAACAGCCCAAGACTTCTTTTAAGGATGAAAAAATCTTCATCATTTACCATCAGATCACGGAGCTTTACTTTAACCTGATCATATGGGAACTGGAACAAATAAGTGAAAAAGAAGAGCCGAATGCCGCTTTCTTAAAGCAGCGTTTAGAACGCATCATCATGTATTTTGATCAGTTGATATCTTCTTTTTCGGTGATGTGGAAAGGCATGGAAAAGGAGCAGTTTCTAAAATTCAGGATGTCGCTTTTGCCGTCCAGCGGATTTCAGAGTGCCCAGTATCGAATTATTGAAATCATGTCCACGGAAATCCAGTATCTCGTAAATCTTCAGGAAAGGGAAGATTACAGTGATATTAACCTCACCAATGTGGACAGTCTTTTTGATATCCTTTATTGGCAGTTTGGAGCCAAGGAGCTGGCTACTGGTGAAAAAACCCTTACCTTGAAGACATTCGAAGAAAAATACGGTAAACAGCTTAAGGAACTCATCCTGAAGCACAGAAAGAAAAACCTGTGGAAAATCTATCAGCACTGTCCAGAAATCGATGATGAGCTCACCGAACTGATGAGGACACTAGATATTAAAGCAAATGTCTATTGGCCTTTGGCTCATTATAAATCGGCGGTACGTTACCTTCATCGAGCTCCTGCCGATATCGCTGCTACAGGAGGTACCAATTGGCAGAAATACCTTCCTCCCCGCTTTCAAAAAGTGGTCTTTTACCCTGAACTGTGGACCGAAAAGGAAATCGACGAGTGGGGCAAAGGATGGGTGGTCAAAGAGGTGTTTGGTCAGGAAGAATTGTGA
- a CDS encoding polysaccharide lyase family 8 super-sandwich domain-containing protein, producing MALTLKHYTLLFLLCLPSFFTTASTTKEGDVILEKYRSILLRNTVKDNNVSNIVDRFDKSTGKWKDLNYQDSDKTGWDPTTHIYRTSYLSYAFFDEHSDYYKDDQLVNIINLSLDHWLNENYENRNWFPMQVSIPRSLLNTAILLGDKITQANYQNILDYASKVKIYKAGANLIWLADNVLHYALLVGDENKAKEAIAQIVNEIQIGAPSGIQKDYSFYHHKERLQQFSYGGAYLKISARIAWELDGTSFALPQEKVDILRKFLTEGMWWMARGEYTVPPTIDRACSRKDALKGTVSIETVNFLKDLDPENPAPYESILKSLTSPLPITPKGSRAFYKSDILTHHSENGSFFIKMLSDRNLPAESINGENSKGKFMNYGNTYFLKNGKEYYNLMPFWNWNFLPGFTYVKETEAYNRHPFTGSLSADGMGVAVMDYELEDKDGNRALSAQKSWFTYKNVMIAMVSNLQSSKGESTTSLDQSLWAGWVKSGEKVFPTSGDYDITNEGWVYHDGFSYGSTSAKKFGVNLSNTKASWGDINIKYKGEAPSQKKVFLPYIKHDSDNFDYYVANVPSLEAADNLHQQPFWKILSNSADLQAIEFNDGIIAGVIWTPNKEMKVGKLTVTSDVPVYFIKSSSGLTLTTPNPAHKNFNITVNGQRHQIKNNFLKGTLLPF from the coding sequence ATGGCTTTAACCTTAAAACATTACACTCTACTCTTTCTTCTATGCCTGCCCTCCTTTTTCACAACTGCCAGTACCACAAAAGAAGGAGATGTCATATTGGAAAAATACAGGTCAATACTACTCCGAAACACCGTTAAGGACAATAATGTGTCAAATATCGTCGATAGGTTTGACAAAAGTACTGGAAAATGGAAGGACCTCAATTATCAGGATTCAGATAAAACAGGTTGGGATCCGACTACACATATCTATCGCACTTCTTATTTAAGTTATGCATTTTTCGATGAACACTCCGATTACTATAAAGACGATCAACTCGTAAACATTATAAACCTATCGCTCGACCACTGGCTAAACGAAAATTATGAAAACAGGAATTGGTTCCCTATGCAAGTGTCGATTCCGCGATCCCTGCTAAACACAGCCATTCTTTTGGGCGACAAAATTACCCAAGCCAATTATCAAAACATCTTGGATTACGCTTCAAAGGTCAAGATTTATAAAGCGGGTGCCAACTTGATTTGGCTGGCAGACAATGTCCTCCACTATGCCCTCCTTGTGGGTGATGAAAATAAGGCCAAAGAAGCAATAGCGCAAATAGTGAATGAAATCCAAATTGGGGCACCTTCTGGAATTCAAAAAGACTATAGCTTTTACCATCATAAGGAACGCCTACAGCAATTCAGTTATGGCGGTGCCTATCTTAAAATCAGTGCTCGAATAGCGTGGGAGCTTGACGGTACTTCCTTTGCTTTACCACAGGAGAAAGTCGATATTTTACGGAAATTCCTGACAGAAGGTATGTGGTGGATGGCTAGAGGAGAATACACCGTCCCTCCTACCATTGACAGGGCTTGCAGCAGAAAAGATGCATTGAAAGGAACGGTATCGATAGAAACAGTTAATTTTCTAAAAGATCTTGACCCTGAAAACCCTGCTCCGTACGAGTCTATTTTGAAGAGCCTTACCAGCCCTCTACCCATTACGCCCAAAGGGTCCAGGGCATTTTATAAATCAGATATCCTCACCCATCATTCTGAAAACGGGAGTTTTTTCATCAAAATGCTTTCCGACAGAAACCTTCCTGCTGAAAGTATCAATGGAGAAAACAGCAAGGGTAAATTCATGAATTATGGCAATACTTACTTTCTAAAAAACGGAAAGGAATACTATAACCTAATGCCCTTTTGGAACTGGAATTTTCTGCCTGGATTCACCTATGTAAAGGAAACCGAGGCTTATAACCGCCACCCCTTTACAGGAAGCCTTTCGGCAGACGGCATGGGCGTGGCGGTCATGGACTATGAACTGGAAGATAAAGATGGAAACCGTGCGCTTTCTGCTCAAAAATCATGGTTTACGTACAAAAATGTCATGATAGCAATGGTTTCGAATCTCCAATCATCAAAGGGTGAATCCACCACATCTCTTGACCAATCACTATGGGCCGGTTGGGTAAAATCAGGAGAAAAAGTATTTCCTACAAGTGGTGATTACGACATTACCAATGAAGGATGGGTATATCACGATGGCTTTAGCTACGGCTCTACTTCGGCAAAAAAGTTTGGGGTCAATTTATCCAATACCAAAGCTTCTTGGGGAGACATTAACATCAAGTACAAAGGAGAAGCCCCCAGTCAAAAAAAAGTTTTTCTTCCATACATTAAACATGATTCTGACAACTTCGATTATTATGTTGCGAATGTACCTTCCTTAGAAGCTGCAGACAACCTCCACCAACAGCCATTTTGGAAAATACTGAGCAACTCGGCTGACTTACAAGCCATTGAATTTAATGATGGAATTATAGCAGGTGTCATTTGGACCCCAAATAAAGAAATGAAAGTGGGAAAACTGACAGTAACTTCTGATGTGCCGGTATATTTCATTAAATCTTCATCCGGACTTACACTGACTACGCCAAACCCGGCACATAAAAATTTCAATATTACTGTAAATGGCCAGCGCCATCAAATTAAAAACAATTTTCTAAAGGGAACGCTTTTACCTTTTTGA
- the hppD gene encoding 4-hydroxyphenylpyruvate dioxygenase — MNTDFLPINGTDHVEFYVGNAKQSSIYYQAAFGFELVAYAGPETGLRDRASYVLQQGKVKLVLTSALTEDHPIAQHASKHGDGVKVLALWVDDAEKAWHETTSRGATSNERPFKISDANGTVRLASISTYGDTIHTFVERKDFNGPFLPGYRSQKGISTSPVGLKYIDHCVGNVGWGEMDKWVKFYENVMGFKLLVTFDDKDISTAYSALMSKVVSNGNGYIKFPINEPARGKKKSQIEEYLDFYNGPGVQHIAIATDDIIFTVSELRKRGVEFLKVPENYYDSLTDRVGKIDEAVEALKQLNILVDRDEEGYLLQIFTRPVQDRPTLFYEIIQRKGAKSFGKGNFKALFEAIEQEQALRGNL; from the coding sequence ATGAATACTGACTTTCTTCCGATAAACGGCACTGACCATGTCGAATTCTACGTGGGAAATGCCAAGCAATCCTCCATATATTATCAAGCAGCATTTGGATTTGAACTTGTGGCATATGCAGGACCCGAAACTGGACTTAGGGATCGTGCATCCTACGTCCTCCAACAAGGTAAAGTAAAATTGGTACTTACTTCCGCGTTGACAGAAGACCACCCTATTGCCCAGCATGCATCGAAACACGGGGATGGCGTGAAGGTACTGGCATTGTGGGTAGATGATGCAGAAAAGGCTTGGCATGAAACCACATCCCGGGGAGCCACCAGTAATGAGCGGCCTTTTAAGATCAGTGACGCCAATGGAACCGTAAGGCTTGCCTCCATCAGTACTTATGGAGACACGATCCACACGTTCGTAGAGCGAAAGGATTTCAATGGTCCTTTTTTGCCCGGCTATCGGTCCCAAAAAGGTATCAGCACCTCTCCAGTAGGCCTTAAGTACATTGATCACTGCGTGGGAAATGTAGGCTGGGGAGAGATGGACAAATGGGTGAAATTTTATGAAAATGTTATGGGGTTTAAACTCTTGGTCACCTTTGATGACAAGGACATTTCTACGGCATATTCTGCACTCATGTCAAAAGTGGTTTCAAATGGCAATGGTTATATCAAATTTCCCATAAACGAACCTGCTCGGGGCAAAAAGAAATCCCAAATCGAAGAATACCTTGATTTTTATAATGGTCCCGGAGTTCAGCACATCGCTATCGCCACGGACGACATTATTTTTACTGTAAGTGAGTTGCGAAAACGGGGAGTTGAGTTCCTGAAAGTCCCCGAAAATTATTACGACAGCTTAACAGACCGTGTAGGCAAAATAGATGAGGCCGTTGAAGCGTTAAAACAATTGAACATTCTAGTGGACCGGGATGAAGAGGGCTACTTGCTACAGATCTTTACAAGGCCCGTACAAGACCGCCCGACCCTGTTCTACGAGATCATTCAGCGAAAAGGAGCGAAATCATTTGGAAAAGGCAACTTCAAAGCACTATTTGAAGCCATTGAGCAAGAACAAGCCCTAAGGGGTAATTTATGA
- a CDS encoding MBOAT family O-acyltransferase, whose protein sequence is MLFNSIEFAFFLPIVFFVYWLLLKNTIKGQNIWLLIASYFFYGWWDWRFLFLILFSSIVDYTIGLNLHKATKESKRKLLLLISVFINIGFLCYFKYFNFFLDSLDEAFTLLGRPLESSRLNIILPVGISFYTFQTLSYTIDIYKRKLEPTKDIVAFFTFVSFFPQLVAGPIERASHLLPQFSRKRNFSYDQISQGGKLMLWGLFMKVVVADRLAIYVDDVYVLLERHSWMTLFTAHAFFAFQIYCDFAGYSLIAIGCAKLFDFHLMDNFRRPYFATSFKSFWSRWHISLSTWFKDYVYIPMGGNRQGNFRAGLNLMATFVISGFWHGANWTYIIWGALHGFYQIMEKYVFKFKLPKPINWLIVFSLTCLAWVFFRAPSVGDAMTVLERIITFQGSGIYFGDKGIFLFGLLGLSILMLHDYVMEFKPDYQFLYHKSPIVRYAAIVVLMMFITTFGVFDNSQFIYFQF, encoded by the coding sequence ATGCTGTTTAACTCCATAGAATTTGCATTCTTCTTGCCTATAGTGTTTTTTGTTTACTGGCTATTACTTAAAAACACCATAAAAGGCCAAAATATCTGGTTGTTAATTGCCAGTTACTTTTTCTATGGATGGTGGGATTGGCGGTTTTTATTTTTAATCCTGTTCAGTTCTATTGTCGATTACACCATCGGACTCAACCTGCACAAGGCCACCAAAGAGTCCAAAAGAAAATTATTGCTGCTCATAAGTGTATTCATCAACATTGGTTTTCTCTGCTATTTTAAATACTTTAATTTCTTCCTTGATAGCCTGGATGAAGCGTTCACCTTACTCGGAAGACCACTAGAATCCAGCAGGCTAAACATCATCCTCCCAGTAGGTATAAGTTTTTATACCTTCCAAACCCTGAGCTATACCATTGACATTTATAAAAGGAAGCTTGAGCCCACCAAGGATATTGTGGCATTTTTCACCTTTGTCAGTTTCTTTCCCCAGTTGGTAGCAGGACCAATTGAACGGGCGAGCCACTTGCTTCCCCAATTTTCCAGAAAACGTAATTTTTCTTACGACCAGATCTCACAGGGAGGCAAACTGATGCTTTGGGGGCTATTTATGAAAGTAGTTGTGGCCGATCGTTTGGCGATTTACGTGGATGATGTCTATGTATTGTTGGAAAGGCACTCGTGGATGACGTTGTTTACCGCCCACGCATTCTTTGCCTTCCAGATCTATTGTGATTTTGCAGGTTACTCGCTGATCGCCATTGGGTGCGCCAAATTATTTGATTTCCATTTGATGGACAATTTCCGTCGCCCCTATTTCGCGACCTCGTTTAAATCTTTTTGGAGCCGTTGGCATATTTCATTGTCCACTTGGTTTAAGGATTACGTCTATATTCCCATGGGTGGAAATAGGCAAGGGAATTTTCGTGCAGGCCTCAACCTCATGGCTACCTTTGTTATCAGTGGTTTTTGGCATGGTGCCAACTGGACGTATATTATCTGGGGGGCACTCCATGGTTTCTACCAAATCATGGAAAAATACGTATTTAAGTTCAAGCTTCCCAAACCAATCAATTGGCTTATCGTATTTTCGTTGACCTGTTTGGCATGGGTATTCTTTAGGGCACCATCCGTCGGAGATGCCATGACCGTGTTAGAAAGGATCATCACCTTCCAAGGTTCTGGTATTTATTTCGGGGACAAGGGAATCTTTCTGTTTGGGCTTCTGGGCCTATCCATCCTGATGCTACATGATTATGTTATGGAGTTCAAACCCGATTACCAATTTCTCTACCACAAGAGCCCTATCGTAAGGTACGCGGCCATTGTGGTTTTGATGATGTTTATCACCACATTTGGTGTATTTGACAATAGTCAGTTTATCTACTTTCAATTTTAA
- a CDS encoding acyl-CoA dehydrogenase family protein → MSSFQTQNASSKQDAFEGVDFYGIDDLLSDEHILIRQSIRAFVKKEISPYIEGWSQNAHFPSELIPKFGEVGALGPQIPPEFGGGGLDYISYGLIMQEIERGDSGMRSTVSVQGSLVMYPIYTLGSDEQRKKYLPKLASGEWLGCFGLTEPDHGSNPGGMKTHFKDKGDHYLLNGAKMWISNAPQADIAVVWAKDENDRIHGLIVERGMEGFTTPETHNKWSLRASCTGELVFDNVQVPKENLLPGKSGLSAPLMCLDAARYGISWGAIGAAMDCYESAKRYALERIQFDKSIASFQLVQKKLAEMLTEITKAQLLVWRLGTLKNEGKATSAQISLAKRNNVSMALDIAREARQIHGAMGITGEYPIMRHMMNLESVITYEGTHDIHLLILGNEITGIPAFK, encoded by the coding sequence ATGTCGTCATTTCAAACTCAAAATGCTTCATCCAAACAGGATGCCTTTGAAGGTGTGGATTTTTATGGTATCGACGACCTGCTTTCTGATGAACATATATTGATCCGCCAATCGATCAGGGCCTTCGTAAAAAAGGAAATATCCCCATATATCGAAGGCTGGTCCCAAAATGCACACTTCCCGTCAGAACTCATACCGAAGTTTGGCGAAGTTGGTGCTTTAGGTCCCCAAATCCCTCCGGAATTTGGAGGCGGAGGGCTTGACTATATTTCTTATGGGCTGATCATGCAAGAAATCGAGCGGGGCGATTCCGGTATGCGTTCCACCGTTTCGGTACAAGGCTCCCTGGTCATGTACCCCATTTACACACTGGGAAGTGATGAGCAGCGTAAAAAATACTTGCCTAAATTGGCATCCGGTGAATGGCTAGGTTGTTTTGGTCTTACCGAGCCAGACCATGGATCCAATCCCGGAGGGATGAAAACCCATTTTAAGGACAAAGGGGATCACTATTTGCTCAATGGCGCTAAAATGTGGATTTCAAACGCCCCTCAGGCGGATATAGCGGTAGTCTGGGCCAAAGATGAAAATGACAGGATCCATGGCCTTATCGTAGAAAGGGGCATGGAAGGATTTACCACACCAGAAACGCACAATAAGTGGTCCTTAAGGGCCAGCTGTACTGGCGAATTGGTGTTTGACAATGTACAAGTACCTAAGGAAAATCTGCTGCCAGGAAAGTCAGGCCTCAGTGCGCCATTAATGTGCTTGGATGCTGCAAGGTATGGAATATCCTGGGGAGCCATCGGTGCGGCCATGGACTGCTATGAATCTGCCAAAAGATATGCTCTGGAACGTATTCAGTTCGATAAATCTATTGCATCATTTCAATTGGTACAAAAAAAATTGGCAGAAATGCTTACTGAAATCACAAAAGCTCAATTGCTGGTCTGGCGACTAGGAACACTTAAAAACGAAGGCAAAGCCACTTCAGCCCAAATTTCCCTGGCCAAAAGAAACAATGTGTCCATGGCTTTGGACATTGCCCGGGAGGCGAGGCAAATCCACGGAGCAATGGGAATCACCGGGGAATACCCGATTATGCGCCACATGATGAATTTGGAATCCGTCATCACTTATGAAGGTACACATGACATCCACCTATTGATTTTGGGCAATGAGATCACCGGAATCCCAGCCTTTAAATAA
- the trpS gene encoding tryptophan--tRNA ligase: protein MARVLTGIQSSGRPHLGNILGAIIPAIELTKKEDNDSFIFIADFHSLTTIKDGDQRKENVHAVAAAWLAFGLDISKTTFYRQSRIPEIAELTWYLSCFTPFPMLANAHSFKDKSDKLSDINAGLFTYPVLMASDILIFDADIVPVGKDQLQHLEMTRDIASAFNHRMEEEILSMPESRVNENVMIIPGTDGQKMSKSYNNYIDIFLPAKQLKKNVNSIVTDSTPLEEPKDPDTCNVFKIYSLIASAEQTESLRQKYLGGNFGYGHAKKELLQLITEKYAKEREIFDYYMNNLEELDAKLAEGENKAREIAQTTLNRVRSKLGYR, encoded by the coding sequence ATGGCAAGAGTATTAACAGGAATTCAAAGTTCGGGCAGGCCTCACTTGGGAAATATCTTAGGGGCAATCATCCCGGCCATTGAGCTTACGAAAAAGGAAGATAACGATTCATTTATTTTTATTGCAGACTTTCACTCCCTGACTACCATCAAGGATGGTGATCAGCGAAAAGAAAATGTGCATGCGGTAGCAGCTGCTTGGCTGGCATTTGGATTAGACATCAGCAAGACTACCTTTTATCGTCAGTCAAGAATTCCAGAAATAGCTGAGTTGACATGGTACTTAAGCTGCTTTACTCCCTTCCCTATGCTAGCCAATGCCCACAGCTTCAAAGACAAATCCGATAAGCTTTCTGATATAAATGCAGGTCTTTTCACCTATCCTGTGCTGATGGCTTCGGATATTTTGATTTTTGATGCGGATATTGTGCCTGTCGGGAAGGACCAACTTCAGCATTTGGAAATGACCAGGGATATTGCGAGTGCCTTTAACCACCGAATGGAAGAGGAAATCTTATCAATGCCTGAATCCAGGGTAAACGAAAATGTCATGATCATTCCGGGCACGGATGGCCAAAAAATGAGTAAATCCTATAATAATTATATCGACATTTTCTTACCTGCCAAGCAGCTAAAGAAAAATGTCAACAGCATCGTCACAGACAGCACTCCACTGGAAGAACCAAAGGATCCCGACACCTGTAATGTCTTCAAAATCTATAGTCTGATCGCATCGGCAGAGCAAACAGAATCACTTCGACAAAAATACCTAGGTGGAAACTTTGGGTATGGACATGCAAAAAAAGAGTTGTTGCAGTTGATTACGGAAAAATATGCCAAAGAACGTGAGATCTTTGATTATTACATGAACAACCTGGAAGAGCTGGATGCCAAGCTGGCAGAAGGAGAAAACAAGGCACGTGAAATAGCACAAACTACACTAAACAGGGTAAGGTCAAAGCTAGGATACAGGTAG
- a CDS encoding SGNH/GDSL hydrolase family protein: MRRLIKNMAIIIASFLVMDFLIGTVLDATLKNSPDGRFYKIQYTLSDCVDDIIIYGSSRAESNYVPKVFRDSLGLSCWNSGRGGQSLPFMYAMNKAVTERHSPKIAIINVEDIFLEYREEEHSFFDRAAGILRPFYIDHPSVRTIVNHNSYAEPYLNYSNLYAYNSSYYYLLRPYAIEGLDGKIEDAGWKPKPGKLKSQKYEQRVVQEDNELNPEYVALFDEFITSLRNRGTQVYVITSPNYKEKVVSTRTLEYIKNRKDIVFFDFSNDTRFTDNKTYYNDPNHMNRTGAIAFSAEIAKKIKSQTNYLSATR; encoded by the coding sequence ATGAGAAGATTAATCAAAAATATGGCGATTATCATAGCAAGCTTTCTTGTGATGGACTTTTTGATAGGAACGGTCTTGGACGCTACCTTAAAAAACAGTCCCGACGGCAGATTTTATAAAATCCAATATACCTTATCAGACTGTGTAGATGACATCATCATTTATGGCAGTTCAAGGGCAGAAAGCAATTATGTACCTAAGGTCTTTAGGGATTCCTTGGGCCTTTCTTGCTGGAATTCAGGGCGAGGTGGGCAAAGTCTCCCCTTCATGTATGCGATGAACAAGGCAGTGACCGAAAGGCATTCTCCTAAAATCGCCATCATCAATGTAGAAGACATATTCCTGGAATACCGTGAAGAAGAACATTCCTTCTTTGATCGGGCTGCAGGGATTTTGCGGCCATTTTATATTGACCATCCATCTGTAAGAACTATAGTAAATCATAATTCCTATGCAGAACCCTACCTAAATTATTCCAACCTATACGCCTATAATTCATCCTATTACTACCTCCTTCGACCATATGCCATTGAGGGCCTGGACGGAAAAATTGAAGATGCCGGTTGGAAACCCAAACCTGGTAAACTAAAATCCCAAAAGTATGAGCAAAGGGTGGTTCAAGAGGACAATGAGTTAAATCCAGAATATGTAGCACTATTTGATGAATTTATTACGTCCTTGCGTAATCGAGGAACACAGGTTTATGTCATCACCTCTCCCAACTACAAAGAAAAGGTAGTCAGCACCAGAACTTTGGAATACATTAAGAACAGAAAGGATATAGTCTTTTTTGATTTCTCAAATGATACTAGGTTTACCGACAATAAAACCTACTATAATGACCCCAACCATATGAACCGGACCGGAGCTATTGCCTTTTCTGCCGAAATCGCAAAAAAAATTAAATCCCAAACAAACTATCTTAGTGCAACCAGATAA
- a CDS encoding DUF1573 domain-containing protein, which produces MKNILFIPICVLTLVGFSLPVHAQSVVDSPLIWERQKASLGSVMEEYGKVTTEFFVVNDGTSPVVIEAVDTDCGCTTVDFIKDTLQHNQIGAIKVDYQPTGFGGAFEKKVVVKTNINPAGDTLYLEGFNIPYPENVASYYDYKVGNLGFRFSSINMGDVFTNAPKVKYVDFYNFKDLPITLDDALSGLPPHVKINMIPAIVPAKSRGLLAIQYDGAEKADLGFFDEKVTFQIEASGNEGISLRLLTTVQEYFAPVAKSEINQVPRLGVSEVEVDLGKISSNEQVEREITLSNMSPEPVNIRKVVTNCECMQFDLPTYDLEPGEKTTLKLIFDPSGRLGIDHKMVSIFSNDPLNPTRTIVVKSRID; this is translated from the coding sequence ATGAAGAATATCCTGTTCATACCCATTTGTGTACTTACTTTGGTTGGTTTTTCTTTACCTGTTCATGCTCAGTCGGTTGTGGATTCCCCGCTTATCTGGGAAAGACAAAAAGCTTCGCTAGGCTCAGTCATGGAGGAATATGGAAAAGTCACCACAGAATTTTTTGTGGTCAATGATGGTACTTCACCTGTGGTCATCGAAGCGGTGGATACCGACTGTGGATGTACCACAGTGGACTTTATCAAGGATACATTGCAGCATAACCAAATTGGAGCCATCAAAGTCGATTACCAGCCTACTGGTTTTGGTGGGGCTTTTGAAAAGAAAGTGGTGGTGAAAACCAACATCAATCCTGCAGGTGATACGCTCTACTTGGAAGGTTTTAATATTCCTTATCCGGAAAATGTCGCTTCTTATTATGATTACAAAGTGGGAAACCTAGGTTTTAGGTTCAGCTCTATCAATATGGGGGATGTTTTTACCAATGCACCGAAGGTTAAATATGTAGATTTTTACAATTTTAAAGATCTTCCCATTACCTTGGACGATGCCCTCAGTGGATTGCCCCCGCATGTAAAAATCAATATGATCCCAGCTATCGTACCCGCAAAATCACGGGGACTGCTGGCCATTCAGTACGATGGAGCAGAGAAGGCTGATCTGGGCTTCTTTGATGAAAAGGTGACTTTTCAGATAGAAGCCAGTGGTAATGAAGGAATCTCGCTGAGATTGCTTACGACGGTACAGGAGTACTTTGCTCCAGTGGCAAAAAGTGAAATTAATCAGGTGCCTAGACTTGGGGTCTCGGAAGTAGAAGTGGATCTGGGAAAAATTTCCAGCAATGAACAGGTAGAGCGTGAAATTACCCTTAGCAACATGAGTCCGGAGCCGGTAAATATACGCAAAGTCGTGACCAACTGTGAATGTATGCAGTTTGACTTGCCCACTTATGACCTAGAGCCGGGAGAAAAGACCACCTTGAAGCTTATCTTTGATCCATCCGGTAGGCTTGGAATAGACCATAAAATGGTGTCGATATTCAGTAATGATCCCTTAAATCCGACCCGCACCATAGTGGTCAAGAGCAGGATTGATTAG